One segment of Sphingomonas morindae DNA contains the following:
- a CDS encoding metallophosphoesterase family protein: MTEEDALPPAPPAPPAARDTPPVGQVEGQLVYAIGDIHGCYAPLRALLGSIAEDVAARAAGRTPILLFCGDYVDRGPASSQVLDCLVWLRRHSGYRVHCLKGNHEQVMLDYLADPAAAADWLRFGGGETLASYGVSPPAPDAPPADHVAARDDLLEALPVAHLRLLEGLELLVGIGDFAFVHAGIRPGVALRNQAEEDLLWIRETFLSSAEDHGKIIVHGHSWRSDAPQLHDNRIGIDTGTYDTGVLTALRLEDGAAAILQARG, from the coding sequence ATGACCGAGGAGGATGCGCTTCCCCCCGCGCCGCCGGCGCCGCCGGCCGCGCGCGATACGCCGCCGGTCGGGCAGGTCGAGGGCCAGCTCGTCTACGCCATCGGCGATATCCATGGCTGCTACGCGCCGCTCCGCGCGCTGTTGGGCAGCATCGCCGAGGATGTCGCCGCGCGGGCCGCGGGACGCACGCCGATCCTCCTCTTCTGCGGCGATTATGTGGATCGCGGGCCGGCCTCGTCGCAGGTGCTGGACTGCCTCGTCTGGCTGCGCCGCCACAGCGGCTATCGCGTGCACTGCCTCAAGGGCAATCATGAGCAAGTGATGCTCGACTATCTCGCCGATCCCGCCGCCGCGGCGGACTGGCTGCGCTTCGGCGGCGGCGAGACGCTCGCCTCCTATGGCGTCTCGCCCCCCGCGCCCGACGCGCCGCCGGCGGACCATGTCGCGGCGCGCGACGATCTGCTGGAGGCGCTGCCGGTGGCGCATCTCCGGCTGCTCGAAGGGCTGGAGCTGCTCGTCGGCATCGGCGATTTCGCCTTTGTCCATGCCGGCATCCGGCCGGGCGTGGCGCTGCGCAACCAGGCCGAGGAGGATCTGCTCTGGATCCGCGAGACCTTTCTGAGTTCGGCCGAAGATCATGGCAAGATCATCGTCCATGGCCATAGCTGGCGGTCCGATGCGCCGCAGCTGCACGACAACCGCATCGGCATCGATACCGGCACCTATGATACCGGCGTGCTCACCGCGCTGCGCCTCGAAGATGGCGCCGCCGCCATCCTCCAGGCGCGCGGCTAG
- a CDS encoding cytochrome b/b6 domain-containing protein, producing MPTPSALPQGGDLVQRHRLPTRLWHWLNALSVIVMLMSGLMIFNAHPHLYWGQFGANPDHSWLDIYPGHVRIGPLHIPTPGLLGVTPAGGRFVAFPPLLTLPSHYDLAGARVWHFAFAWLLVVPGLAFLVWGVLGRHFRRDLLPRPGELQPRHLLADIRAHARLRFPTGAAALHYNILQKLAYGGVIFVLLPGVVLTGLTMSPGMDAAWPWLLTLFGGRASARSIHFLCAMGLAAFLLVHLLMVVLAGPLNEIRSMITGRYRLPKGPRS from the coding sequence ATGCCGACGCCTAGCGCGCTGCCGCAAGGCGGTGATCTGGTCCAGCGCCACCGCCTGCCGACCCGGCTGTGGCACTGGCTCAACGCGCTCAGCGTGATCGTGATGCTGATGAGCGGGCTGATGATCTTCAACGCGCATCCGCATCTCTATTGGGGCCAGTTCGGCGCCAATCCGGACCATAGCTGGCTGGACATCTATCCCGGCCATGTCCGGATCGGACCGCTGCACATCCCCACGCCGGGGCTGCTGGGCGTGACGCCCGCGGGCGGCCGCTTCGTCGCCTTCCCGCCGCTCCTCACCTTGCCCTCCCATTATGATCTCGCGGGCGCGCGGGTCTGGCATTTCGCCTTTGCCTGGCTGCTGGTGGTGCCGGGCCTCGCCTTTCTCGTCTGGGGCGTGCTGGGCCGTCATTTCCGGCGCGATCTTCTGCCCCGGCCGGGCGAACTCCAGCCGCGCCACCTGCTGGCGGACATCCGCGCCCATGCCCGGCTGCGCTTCCCCACCGGCGCCGCGGCGCTCCATTACAACATCCTCCAGAAGCTCGCTTATGGCGGCGTGATCTTCGTGCTGCTGCCCGGCGTGGTGCTGACGGGGCTGACCATGTCGCCCGGCATGGACGCGGCCTGGCCATGGCTGCTGACGCTGTTCGGCGGCCGCGCCTCGGCCCGCTCGATCCATTTTCTCTGCGCCATGGGGCTGGCCGCCTTCCTCCTCGTCCATCTCCTCATGGTGGTGCTCGCCGGACCGCTGAACGAGATCCGCTCGATGATCACCGGGCGCTACCGGCTGCCGAAAGGACCCCGATCGTGA
- a CDS encoding efflux RND transporter permease subunit: MIGIVRIALARPLTFIVMAILIALIGSLQAARTPVDIFPNIGVPVVATAWQYTGLSPDDMSGRIITPFERVLTTTVNDIEHIESNSMQGIGIVKIYFQPGADIRTATAQVTSVSQTVLKQMPPGVTPPLILNYSASTVPILQLAVSGRGLSEQTLFDLGQNQIRPGLVTVPGAAMPYPSGGRQRQVQVDIDPQALQSKGLSAQDVGNAIAAQNQINPVGFAKIGTFQYNVQLNNTPATIEAFNDLPVKTVNGATIYLRDVAHVRDGSAPQQNVVHVDGTRSALLTILKNGATSTLAIVQGVKDKLPLLTATLPPQLKVLPIGDQSIFVRAAISGVVKEGAIAAALTSLMILLFLGSWRSTVIIAISIPLAILFAIIFLGATGNTLNIMTLGGLSLAVGILVDDATVTIENINYHLEMGKSVVAAILDGAAQIVTPAFVSLLCICIVFVPMFFLPGVAGFLFVPLALSVVFAMIGSFVLSRTLVPTLAMYLLKPHAHDAAPATTRNPLARFQRGFEARFEQSRARYGVLLSRALAARGRFVALFLVAVLLSLLLIPFLGRNFFPSVDAGQITLHVRAPVGSRIEDTAAEFDRIERRIRQLIPADQLVTMVDNIGLPVSSLNTTYNNSGTIGPQDGDILITLAKEHRPTADYVRALRETLPRAFPGSSFAFLPADITSQILNFGAPAPIDVQISGKDAAGNATLARALLRRLRTIPGVADARIQQSAAYPTLKVAADRTRIGQFGLTERDVTTSVANALAGTSQTAPVYFVNPENGVSYTVAAQAPEYRIRSMQELSNIPVTGAGATQSQVLGGIATIQRASSSAVVSHYNIQPVIDIYATPAGRDLGAVAGDIQAAIRALKGQTPKGTIVTLRGQYATMNTAFSGLFFGLIGAIVLIYLLIVVNFQSWVDPLVIIGALPGAIAGIVWMLFLTGTQLSVPALIGAIMCMGVATANAILVVSFARERLEELGDAARAAHEAGMTRFRPVLMTALAMIIGMLPMALGLGEGGEQNAPLGRAVIGGLLVATFATLMFVPVIFSVAHRKGRTTKIAALEEAHV, from the coding sequence ATGATCGGCATCGTTCGGATCGCTCTTGCCCGCCCGCTGACCTTCATCGTCATGGCGATCCTGATCGCCCTGATCGGCAGCTTGCAGGCGGCGCGCACGCCGGTGGACATCTTCCCCAATATCGGCGTGCCCGTGGTAGCGACCGCCTGGCAATATACCGGCCTCTCGCCGGACGATATGTCGGGCCGCATCATCACCCCGTTCGAGCGCGTGCTGACCACGACCGTGAACGATATCGAGCATATCGAGAGCAACTCGATGCAGGGTATCGGCATCGTGAAGATCTATTTCCAGCCGGGCGCGGATATCCGCACCGCCACCGCGCAGGTGACCTCGGTGTCGCAAACGGTGCTCAAGCAGATGCCGCCCGGCGTGACCCCGCCGCTCATCCTCAACTACAGCGCGTCGACCGTGCCGATCCTGCAGCTGGCGGTGTCCGGCCGCGGTCTTTCGGAGCAGACCCTGTTCGATCTCGGCCAGAACCAGATCCGGCCGGGGCTGGTGACGGTGCCGGGCGCGGCCATGCCCTATCCCTCGGGCGGCCGGCAGCGCCAGGTGCAGGTCGACATCGATCCGCAGGCGCTGCAATCCAAGGGCCTGTCGGCGCAGGATGTCGGCAATGCGATCGCCGCGCAGAACCAGATCAACCCGGTCGGCTTCGCCAAGATCGGCACCTTCCAGTATAATGTGCAGCTCAACAACACGCCGGCGACGATCGAGGCGTTCAACGATCTGCCGGTCAAGACGGTGAACGGCGCCACCATCTATCTGCGCGACGTCGCCCATGTCCGCGACGGATCGGCGCCCCAGCAGAATGTGGTGCATGTCGACGGCACGCGCTCGGCGCTGCTCACCATCCTCAAGAACGGCGCCACCTCGACGCTAGCGATCGTGCAGGGGGTGAAGGACAAGCTGCCCCTGCTCACCGCCACGCTGCCGCCCCAGCTGAAGGTGCTGCCGATCGGCGACCAATCGATCTTCGTGCGCGCCGCGATTTCGGGCGTGGTCAAGGAGGGCGCGATCGCCGCCGCGCTGACCAGCCTGATGATCCTGCTGTTCCTGGGATCGTGGCGCTCGACGGTGATCATCGCCATCTCGATCCCGCTCGCCATCCTGTTCGCGATCATCTTTCTCGGCGCGACCGGCAACACGCTCAACATCATGACGCTGGGCGGGCTGAGCCTGGCGGTGGGCATTCTCGTGGACGACGCCACCGTCACCATCGAGAATATCAACTATCATCTCGAAATGGGCAAATCGGTGGTGGCGGCGATCCTCGACGGCGCCGCGCAGATCGTGACGCCGGCCTTCGTGTCGCTGCTGTGCATCTGCATCGTGTTCGTGCCGATGTTCTTCCTGCCCGGCGTCGCGGGCTTCCTGTTCGTGCCGCTGGCGCTGTCGGTGGTGTTCGCCATGATCGGCTCCTTCGTGCTGTCGCGGACGCTGGTCCCGACGCTCGCCATGTATCTGCTCAAGCCGCACGCGCATGATGCCGCGCCGGCGACGACGCGCAATCCGCTGGCGCGCTTCCAGCGCGGCTTCGAGGCCCGGTTCGAGCAGAGCCGGGCGCGCTATGGCGTGCTGCTAAGCCGCGCGCTCGCCGCGCGCGGGCGGTTTGTCGCGCTGTTCCTGGTCGCGGTGCTGCTGAGCCTGCTGCTCATCCCCTTTCTGGGCCGCAACTTCTTCCCCTCGGTGGATGCGGGGCAGATCACGCTGCACGTGCGCGCGCCGGTCGGCTCGCGGATCGAGGATACGGCGGCCGAGTTCGATCGCATCGAGCGCCGCATCCGCCAGCTCATTCCGGCGGACCAGCTCGTCACCATGGTCGACAATATCGGCCTGCCGGTGTCGTCGCTCAACACCACCTACAATAATTCGGGCACGATCGGCCCGCAGGACGGCGATATCCTGATCACGCTCGCCAAGGAGCATCGCCCCACCGCCGATTATGTGCGCGCGCTCCGCGAGACGCTGCCGCGTGCCTTTCCAGGCAGCAGCTTCGCCTTTCTGCCGGCCGACATCACCAGCCAAATCCTCAATTTCGGCGCGCCGGCGCCGATCGACGTCCAGATCTCCGGCAAGGACGCGGCGGGCAATGCCACGCTGGCGCGGGCGCTGCTGCGGCGGCTGCGGACCATCCCCGGCGTGGCCGATGCGCGCATCCAGCAATCGGCCGCCTATCCCACGCTCAAAGTGGCGGCGGACCGCACCCGGATCGGCCAGTTCGGCCTCACCGAGCGCGACGTGACGACCTCGGTGGCCAATGCGCTGGCCGGCACCTCGCAGACCGCGCCCGTCTATTTCGTCAATCCCGAGAACGGCGTGTCCTACACGGTGGCGGCGCAGGCGCCGGAATACCGGATACGCTCGATGCAGGAATTGTCGAACATTCCCGTTACCGGCGCGGGGGCGACCCAGAGCCAGGTGCTGGGCGGCATCGCCACCATCCAGCGCGCCAGCTCCAGCGCGGTGGTCAGCCACTACAATATCCAGCCCGTGATCGACATCTACGCCACGCCGGCGGGCCGCGATCTGGGCGCGGTGGCGGGCGACATCCAGGCGGCGATCCGCGCGCTCAAGGGGCAGACGCCCAAGGGCACGATCGTGACGCTGCGCGGGCAATATGCCACGATGAACACGGCCTTTTCCGGCCTCTTCTTCGGCCTGATCGGGGCCATCGTGCTGATCTACCTGCTGATCGTGGTGAATTTCCAAAGCTGGGTGGATCCGCTGGTGATCATCGGCGCGCTGCCCGGCGCGATCGCGGGCATTGTGTGGATGCTCTTCCTCACCGGCACCCAGCTTTCGGTGCCCGCGCTGATCGGCGCGATCATGTGCATGGGCGTCGCCACCGCCAACGCCATTCTCGTGGTGAGCTTCGCGCGCGAGCGGCTCGAGGAGTTGGGCGATGCCGCGCGCGCCGCGCACGAGGCGGGCATGACGCGCTTTCGCCCGGTGCTGATGACGGCGCTGGCGATGATCATCGGCATGCTGCCCATGGCGCTCGGCCTGGGCGAGGGCGGCGAGCAGAATGCGCCGCTCGGCCGCGCCGTGATCGGCGGCCTGCTCGTCGCCACCTTCGCCACGCTGATGTTCGTCCCCGTCATCTTCAGCGTCGCCCATCGCAAGGGCCGCACGACCAAGATCGCCGCCCTGGAGGAAGCCCATGTCTGA
- a CDS encoding molybdopterin-dependent oxidoreductase gives MSLLLSRRRLIGALGASAGGLAAAGCDRIAASPSTQALLGFGQRLTYSAQRIVMDRTALAPEYGAADMSPLFRVNGNATPGTDAYAAHVANGFADWRLVVDGLVARPLALSLDQIRQAPRRTQITRHDCVEGWSAIGQWTGLPLGLLLKQAGLRPQARYIVLHCADSFGSRPYYESIDLVDAFHPQTILAWAMNGAPLAVGHGAPLRLRVERQLGYKQAKYVMRVEAVSTLANSYGGKGGYWEDVAGYQWYAGI, from the coding sequence GTGAGCCTTCTTCTCTCCCGCCGCAGGCTGATCGGCGCGCTCGGCGCGAGCGCGGGCGGGCTGGCGGCGGCGGGCTGCGACCGGATCGCCGCGTCGCCCAGCACCCAGGCGCTGCTCGGCTTCGGCCAGCGCCTGACCTATTCCGCGCAACGCATCGTCATGGATCGCACCGCGCTCGCGCCCGAATATGGCGCGGCCGACATGTCGCCGCTGTTCCGCGTCAACGGCAATGCCACGCCCGGCACCGATGCCTATGCCGCCCATGTGGCGAACGGCTTTGCCGACTGGCGGCTGGTGGTGGACGGGCTGGTCGCCCGCCCGCTTGCGCTCTCGCTCGACCAGATCCGCCAGGCGCCGCGCCGCACCCAGATCACCCGGCATGATTGCGTGGAGGGGTGGAGCGCGATCGGCCAATGGACCGGGCTTCCGCTGGGCCTGCTGCTGAAACAGGCCGGATTGCGGCCACAGGCGCGCTATATCGTGCTGCATTGCGCCGACAGCTTCGGCAGCCGGCCCTATTATGAGTCGATCGATCTGGTCGACGCCTTCCATCCGCAGACGATCCTCGCCTGGGCGATGAACGGCGCGCCGCTCGCGGTGGGGCATGGCGCGCCGCTGCGCCTGCGGGTGGAGCGCCAGCTCGGCTACAAGCAGGCCAAATATGTGATGCGCGTCGAGGCGGTATCGACGCTCGCCAACAGCTATGGCGGCAAGGGCGGCTATTGGGAGGATGTCGCCGGCTACCAATGGTATGCCGGCATCTAG
- a CDS encoding winged helix-turn-helix domain-containing protein, with translation MRRGPLKLKVQLFSGETIAFGPGKADLLAAIAAEGSISAAGRSLGMSYRRCWLLVDEMNHCFVERLVETLPGGGRERGARLTAQGEAVLAAYRALETQLAEAAEGAALHLLSAALLPAPAPR, from the coding sequence ATGCGTCGCGGCCCGCTCAAGCTCAAGGTTCAGCTCTTCTCGGGCGAAACGATCGCCTTCGGTCCGGGCAAGGCCGATCTGCTCGCCGCGATCGCCGCCGAGGGCTCGATCTCGGCGGCGGGCCGCAGCCTCGGGATGAGCTATCGCCGCTGCTGGCTGCTGGTGGACGAGATGAACCATTGTTTCGTCGAGCGGCTGGTCGAGACGCTGCCCGGCGGCGGCCGCGAGCGCGGCGCGCGGCTGACGGCGCAGGGCGAGGCGGTGCTCGCCGCCTATCGCGCGCTCGAGACGCAGCTCGCCGAGGCGGCGGAAGGCGCCGCGCTTCACCTGCTCAGCGCGGCGCTGCTGCCCGCCCCCGCCCCCCGATAG